In the Duncaniella freteri genome, one interval contains:
- the neuB gene encoding N-acetylneuraminate synthase: MQLHPHTIIIAEAGVNHNGSLETAIEMVRRAADAGVDYVKFQTFKAESLVSATAPQAKYQKDNCGGDGTQLTMLRALELNENDFMILAEECNRCGVGFMSTPFDMQSIDFLSSVNMDYWKIPSGEITNLPYLRKIASKGGRIILSTGMSTIDEVKDAVTALSLGGVDKKDIYLLHCTTQYPTPHEAVNLRAMDSLKELGCAGVGYSDHTRGILVPIAAVARGAEIIEKHFTLDHDMPGPDHKASLSTDELKEMVSSIREVEKILGSEIKEVTATEQPNITVARKSIVASRSIRKGEPLTDHNITTKRPGSGISPMLWDSVIGSHAIRDFLADEPIEI; the protein is encoded by the coding sequence ATGCAGCTACATCCTCACACAATAATCATCGCAGAGGCCGGAGTCAACCACAACGGCTCACTGGAAACAGCAATCGAGATGGTCCGCCGGGCAGCGGATGCAGGGGTTGACTATGTTAAATTCCAGACATTCAAAGCCGAATCACTGGTCTCTGCAACAGCCCCCCAAGCCAAATACCAGAAGGACAACTGCGGTGGCGACGGCACACAGCTCACAATGCTCCGGGCACTTGAGCTCAATGAGAATGACTTCATGATTCTTGCCGAAGAATGCAACCGATGCGGAGTTGGGTTCATGAGTACCCCTTTCGACATGCAGTCCATCGACTTCCTGTCCTCCGTCAACATGGATTATTGGAAAATCCCTTCAGGAGAAATCACCAACCTACCCTACCTGCGCAAAATAGCATCCAAAGGCGGACGCATCATTCTTTCCACTGGAATGTCAACAATTGACGAGGTAAAAGATGCCGTAACAGCACTTTCACTCGGAGGGGTTGACAAGAAAGACATCTATCTGCTCCACTGCACAACCCAATACCCTACCCCACACGAGGCAGTCAACCTACGTGCAATGGACTCACTGAAAGAGTTAGGATGCGCAGGAGTAGGATACAGTGACCATACCAGAGGGATACTGGTCCCGATCGCCGCTGTAGCCCGCGGAGCTGAAATAATAGAAAAACATTTCACCCTTGACCATGATATGCCGGGACCGGACCACAAGGCATCACTATCCACCGATGAGCTCAAGGAGATGGTGTCGTCTATAAGAGAAGTCGAAAAAATCCTCGGATCTGAAATAAAGGAAGTAACAGCGACCGAACAGCCCAACATTACTGTTGCACGAAAAAGCATTGTGGCATCACGCTCTATACGCAAAGGAGAACCTCTCACTGACCACAACATAACAACCAAACGACCGGGATCAGGCATAAGCCCTATGCTATGGGATTCTGTCATTGGCTCACATGCCATAAGAGACTTCCTTGCCGACGAACCGATTGAGATATAA
- a CDS encoding DapH/DapD/GlmU-related protein, with protein MAKKLALIGGGGHALSLLDILQPPLMVAGYVDFGISPKMPIPFLGNDSEFISPNTRDEFDILITMVSGPDCNLDTRAKVIECYSGYTSPSIIAPTAIVSSSSHIGVGAIVFHRAVVNTGSDIGCHSIINTGAIIEHECRIGNNVFIGPGAIVCGGAIIGDNTYIGAGAIIKPGAHICHSTIIGAGAVVIQDISIPGTYKGVPAK; from the coding sequence GTGGCAAAAAAACTAGCCCTTATAGGCGGAGGCGGGCACGCCCTGTCTCTGCTTGACATACTCCAGCCGCCATTAATGGTGGCTGGATATGTCGACTTTGGCATATCACCCAAAATGCCTATACCCTTTTTAGGTAACGACAGCGAATTCATCTCCCCAAATACCAGAGATGAATTCGATATCCTCATCACAATGGTAAGCGGTCCTGATTGCAATCTGGACACAAGGGCAAAAGTGATAGAATGCTATTCCGGATATACATCACCGTCAATTATAGCCCCTACGGCAATTGTATCAAGCTCGTCCCATATAGGGGTCGGGGCTATTGTGTTTCACAGAGCTGTGGTAAACACAGGGTCTGACATAGGCTGCCACTCCATAATCAACACCGGAGCTATAATAGAACACGAATGCCGGATCGGAAATAATGTGTTTATCGGACCCGGTGCCATAGTATGCGGAGGAGCCATCATAGGCGACAACACATACATCGGGGCAGGAGCCATAATAAAACCGGGGGCACACATCTGTCACAGCACCATAATCGGGGCCGGAGCCGTAGTGATACAGGACATCTCTATCCCAGGAACCTACAAAGGGGTTCCTGCTAAATAA